The following are encoded in a window of Candidatus Limnocylindrales bacterium genomic DNA:
- a CDS encoding metal ABC transporter ATP-binding protein has protein sequence MNTLIEFRDVTLGYRRHVVLSGLSFAIDEGEFFGIVGANGSGKTTILRAMLGIISPTAGRIEFAGRQERMRFGYVPQKAHIDELFPFTAREIVLMGRYGLLPPGRRPTDEDRRIAEQQLEHVGIGALAGKRFRDMSGGQKQRTLFARALAAEAKVLLMDEPTEGMDLEGQHAILELIGRLRAESGVSVVYVTHRLNELADSAERLLLLHDGQVQVGPTEELLTPQVLYQMYGVHAAVEMVAGKRVIVL, from the coding sequence TTGAACACCCTCATCGAATTTCGTGACGTCACGCTCGGCTACCGCCGGCACGTCGTGCTGTCCGGGCTCAGCTTTGCGATCGACGAAGGCGAGTTCTTCGGAATCGTCGGCGCCAACGGCTCGGGCAAGACCACGATCCTGCGCGCGATGCTCGGAATCATCTCTCCGACGGCAGGCCGCATCGAGTTCGCCGGACGCCAAGAGCGGATGCGCTTCGGGTACGTGCCGCAGAAGGCCCACATCGACGAGCTGTTCCCGTTCACGGCGCGCGAGATCGTACTGATGGGCCGCTACGGCCTGCTGCCTCCCGGCCGCCGTCCGACCGACGAGGACCGGCGCATTGCCGAGCAGCAACTCGAGCACGTCGGCATCGGCGCGCTTGCCGGCAAGCGGTTTCGCGACATGTCGGGAGGCCAGAAGCAGCGCACGCTGTTCGCGCGCGCGCTGGCTGCCGAGGCGAAGGTGCTGCTGATGGACGAGCCGACCGAAGGCATGGACCTCGAAGGCCAGCACGCGATTCTGGAGCTGATCGGTCGCCTCCGCGCCGAAAGCGGCGTCAGCGTCGTGTACGTCACGCATCGCCTCAACGAGCTCGCAGACTCCGCGGAGCGTCTGCTGCTGCTTCACGACGGACAGGTGCAGGTCGGTCCGACCGAGGAGCTGCTGACGCCACAGGTGCTGTACCAGATGTACGGCGTTCACGCGGCGGTCGAGATGGTGGCCGGCAAGCGGGTGATCGTTCTATGA
- a CDS encoding metal ABC transporter permease, which produces MSKLVEMFQQDFMINVLAGTMIVAAICSYLGVFIVLRRAVFVGAALAQVSSLGVALALFLTGILESWHGMHAELPPQPIALALTVVAAVAMAAQRREGHLPRETLIGVSYAAASGLAILVVAVSTHAESEVLNLMFGNVLAIDSGEVFLLAMLGLSVAIVHAVFFKEFVFVSFDPDMATALGVNARLWNVVLFLTIGVTISLAIRAAGALVVFDFLVLPAATALVLGRSIRFAFATAIVVGVASSVAGISISYVADLPSGPTIVAVSTAVLLTVMAGRKLAT; this is translated from the coding sequence ATGAGCAAGCTCGTCGAGATGTTCCAGCAGGATTTCATGATCAACGTGCTTGCCGGCACGATGATCGTAGCCGCCATCTGCTCGTACCTCGGGGTGTTCATCGTGCTGCGGCGTGCGGTGTTCGTGGGAGCGGCGCTCGCGCAGGTCAGCTCGCTCGGCGTCGCGCTGGCGCTGTTCCTGACCGGGATCCTCGAGAGCTGGCACGGCATGCATGCCGAGCTGCCGCCGCAGCCGATCGCGCTCGCGCTGACGGTGGTTGCGGCGGTGGCGATGGCAGCGCAGCGGCGCGAAGGGCACCTTCCGCGCGAGACGCTGATCGGCGTCTCTTATGCGGCCGCGTCGGGCCTTGCGATCCTCGTGGTCGCGGTCAGCACCCACGCAGAGTCCGAAGTGCTCAACCTGATGTTCGGCAACGTGCTCGCGATCGACAGCGGCGAGGTCTTCCTGCTCGCGATGCTCGGGCTGTCGGTCGCGATCGTGCACGCGGTATTCTTCAAGGAGTTCGTGTTCGTATCGTTCGATCCCGACATGGCGACAGCTCTCGGGGTCAACGCGCGGCTGTGGAACGTCGTGCTGTTCCTGACGATCGGCGTCACCATCTCGCTCGCGATCCGTGCCGCCGGCGCGCTCGTCGTGTTCGATTTCCTCGTGCTGCCGGCGGCCACCGCGCTGGTTCTCGGCCGCAGCATCCGGTTCGCATTCGCCACGGCGATCGTGGTCGGGGTCGCGAGCAGCGTGGCCGGCATCTCGATCTCGTACGTTGCCGATCTGCCGAGCGGGCCGACGATCGTCGCGGTCAGCACTGCTGTGCTGCTTACGGTGATGGCGGGTCGCAAGCTCGCGACCTGA
- a CDS encoding glycosyltransferase family 39 protein translates to MCLRSTENDQRPDARFRVGVLAAVALGAAVRLTCVFTDGRPFVGGDGFSYSVEALRLADGLGYTSGWGDVGQPIAHHPPAWVTLLGLVSALGGRSLRAHQLTTVVVGLALIAVAGAVGRRYAGNRSGILAAFAAALYPGFWVVEANVLSEPLGLVLIGIFMLLVANLRDDPTLHRCLGVGAVCGLLALVRSEQSALLAIVVAPVLFRVPGLAPSQRISWLVGAVLAFVTVISPWTIYNSRRFAQPVILSTNSGPALLAGNCPPWTYGGEFLGYFYNGMAFDGCGWGEAKGLDRSEQSPICIRAALHNMSAHLDRLPLVIAARLGRTVGVYRPTQTVQLTASWMGMGLSPIWAWVTSYLLLIPFALAGTVCLYRSNGFLLPLLGSVFVAFLVVSTFFGEPRMHTPSDLATVVLAAAGLNGLLRSRACDPPSP, encoded by the coding sequence ATGTGCCTTCGCAGCACTGAGAATGACCAGCGCCCCGATGCGCGTTTTCGCGTTGGAGTCCTGGCAGCCGTTGCGCTTGGCGCGGCGGTCCGCCTGACTTGCGTATTCACCGACGGGCGACCTTTTGTCGGCGGCGATGGGTTCTCCTACAGCGTCGAGGCGCTGCGTCTCGCGGATGGTCTTGGCTACACATCGGGCTGGGGCGACGTCGGCCAGCCGATCGCGCACCATCCTCCCGCCTGGGTGACGCTGCTGGGTCTCGTCTCGGCGCTCGGCGGCCGTAGCCTTCGTGCACACCAGCTGACGACCGTCGTCGTCGGACTGGCGCTCATCGCCGTGGCCGGGGCGGTCGGACGTCGCTACGCGGGCAACAGGTCCGGCATACTCGCCGCGTTCGCTGCCGCTCTGTACCCGGGGTTCTGGGTCGTCGAGGCCAACGTGCTGTCGGAGCCTCTCGGTCTTGTGCTGATCGGCATCTTCATGCTTCTCGTCGCCAACCTTCGCGATGATCCAACCCTCCATCGCTGCTTAGGCGTTGGTGCAGTCTGCGGGTTGCTGGCGCTGGTTCGCTCCGAGCAGTCCGCGCTTCTCGCCATCGTCGTCGCGCCCGTGCTCTTTCGCGTCCCGGGGCTCGCGCCGAGCCAGAGGATTTCATGGCTCGTCGGCGCCGTACTCGCTTTCGTTACGGTGATCTCACCGTGGACCATCTACAACAGCAGGCGCTTCGCCCAGCCGGTCATTCTTTCGACCAATTCCGGCCCTGCGCTGCTCGCCGGCAACTGCCCGCCATGGACCTATGGCGGCGAGTTCCTTGGATACTTCTACAACGGCATGGCGTTCGACGGATGCGGATGGGGCGAAGCGAAAGGACTCGACCGATCCGAGCAAAGCCCCATCTGTATCCGCGCCGCCCTGCACAACATGTCCGCCCATCTCGATCGCCTTCCCCTCGTGATCGCGGCCCGGCTCGGTCGCACCGTCGGCGTGTATCGTCCGACGCAGACTGTCCAGCTGACGGCGAGCTGGATGGGGATGGGGCTGTCTCCGATCTGGGCGTGGGTCACTTCGTACCTGCTGCTGATTCCCTTCGCGCTGGCCGGAACGGTATGCCTCTATCGCTCGAACGGTTTTCTTCTGCCGCTGCTCGGATCGGTGTTCGTCGCGTTTCTCGTCGTCAGTACCTTTTTCGGAGAGCCGCGCATGCATACGCCGTCCGATCTGGCGACGGTCGTGCTGGCAGCGGCCGGCCTGAACGGACTTCTCAGGTCGCGAGCTTGCGACCCGCCATCACCGTAA